From a region of the Methylomonas rapida genome:
- a CDS encoding cytochrome b: MTSKDASPRYSTPSIILHWLMLILMISTYAFIELRELFPKGSDPREAMKALHFMFGLSILLLVLPRIGMRLLGETPTITPQPPAWQQASAKLAHWLLYLFMLAMPLMGWLTLSAAGKPIPFFGLQLPALISEDKELAKFIKEIHATVGEIGYYLIGLHVLAALYHHYVQHDDTLRRMLPKSKTQALD, encoded by the coding sequence ATGACATCTAAAGACGCAAGCCCCCGCTACAGCACACCGAGCATAATCCTGCACTGGTTGATGTTGATCTTGATGATCTCCACCTATGCCTTCATCGAACTGCGGGAATTATTTCCGAAGGGCTCCGACCCGCGCGAAGCGATGAAAGCGTTGCATTTCATGTTCGGCTTGTCGATATTGCTGCTGGTTTTGCCGCGTATCGGCATGCGCCTTTTGGGCGAGACGCCGACGATTACGCCACAGCCGCCGGCTTGGCAACAAGCCTCCGCCAAGCTGGCCCACTGGCTGCTGTATCTGTTCATGCTAGCCATGCCCCTGATGGGTTGGTTGACGTTAAGCGCCGCCGGCAAGCCGATTCCGTTTTTCGGCCTGCAACTACCGGCCTTGATAAGCGAAGACAAGGAACTGGCCAAATTCATCAAGGAAATTCACGCAACCGTCGGCGAAATCGGTTATTACTTGATAGGCCTGCATGTTTTGGCGGCGCTGTATCACCATTATGTTCAGCACGACGATACCTTGCGTCGCATGCTACCGAAATCCAAGACTCAAGCGCTCGACTGA
- the gnd gene encoding decarboxylating NADP(+)-dependent phosphogluconate dehydrogenase, with the protein MKANIGLIGLAVMGQNLVLNMNDHGFKVAVYNRTTSKVDEFLQGPAKDTQIVGAHSLQELINQLETPRKIMLMVKAGSVVDQYIEDLIPLLSPGDIIIDGGNSLFTDSNRRTEYLKEKGLLFIGTGVSGGEEGARHGPSIMPGGNPAAWPAVKPIFQAISAQVDAAPCCEWVGDNGAGHYVKMVHNGIEYGDMQLICEAYQLLKEGLGLSTDEMRAIFSEWNQGELSSYLIEITANILAYKEENGAPLLENILDTAGQKGTGKWTGINALDLGIPLTLIGESVFARCLSAQKDERVRAAKVLPQKSRIAFGGERHATIALINAIRQALYASKIISYAQGFRLMREASKEYGFALNYGDIALMWRGGCIIRSQFLNDINQAYNQNPDLENLLLADFFVDAMEQAESGWRQAVIFGIQQGIPTPAFSSALAYYDGYRSARLPANLLQAQRDYFGAHMYERTDKPRGEFFHTDWTGRGGKTASTTYTV; encoded by the coding sequence ATGAAAGCAAATATCGGTTTAATCGGTCTGGCGGTGATGGGCCAGAATCTGGTTCTGAACATGAACGACCACGGTTTCAAGGTCGCCGTGTACAACCGCACCACCAGCAAGGTCGATGAATTTTTGCAAGGCCCGGCCAAAGATACACAAATCGTCGGCGCCCATTCGTTACAAGAACTGATCAACCAACTGGAAACGCCGCGCAAGATCATGCTGATGGTCAAGGCCGGCAGCGTGGTCGATCAATACATCGAAGATTTGATCCCGCTGCTGTCGCCCGGCGACATCATCATCGACGGTGGCAATTCCCTATTCACTGACAGCAACCGCCGCACCGAATACCTGAAAGAAAAAGGCCTGCTGTTCATCGGCACCGGCGTCTCCGGCGGCGAAGAAGGGGCGCGCCACGGCCCGTCCATCATGCCGGGCGGCAATCCGGCGGCCTGGCCGGCGGTCAAACCCATATTCCAGGCCATCAGCGCCCAGGTCGATGCTGCGCCTTGCTGCGAATGGGTCGGCGACAACGGCGCCGGCCATTACGTGAAGATGGTGCATAACGGCATCGAATACGGCGACATGCAATTGATCTGCGAGGCCTACCAATTGCTGAAGGAAGGTCTGGGCTTGAGCACCGACGAGATGCGGGCGATTTTTTCAGAATGGAATCAAGGCGAACTCAGTTCCTATCTGATCGAAATCACCGCGAATATCCTGGCCTACAAAGAAGAAAACGGCGCCCCCTTGCTGGAAAACATTCTGGACACGGCTGGCCAAAAAGGCACCGGTAAATGGACCGGCATCAACGCGCTGGATTTGGGCATTCCTTTGACCTTGATCGGCGAATCGGTGTTCGCCCGCTGCCTGTCGGCGCAAAAGGACGAGCGCGTCCGTGCCGCAAAAGTGTTGCCGCAAAAATCGAGAATCGCATTTGGCGGCGAAAGACACGCCACGATCGCCTTGATCAACGCGATCCGCCAAGCCTTATATGCCTCTAAAATCATTTCCTATGCGCAAGGCTTTCGGTTGATGCGGGAAGCCTCCAAGGAATACGGCTTTGCGCTGAACTACGGCGATATTGCGCTGATGTGGCGCGGCGGCTGTATCATCCGCAGCCAATTTTTGAACGACATCAATCAAGCCTACAACCAAAATCCGGATTTGGAAAATCTGCTGCTGGCGGATTTCTTCGTCGATGCGATGGAGCAAGCCGAAAGCGGCTGGCGCCAAGCCGTGATTTTTGGCATTCAACAGGGCATTCCGACGCCGGCCTTCTCCTCCGCATTGGCCTATTACGACGGCTACCGCAGTGCGCGGCTGCCGGCCAATCTGTTGCAAGCGCAACGGGATTATTTCGGCGCTCATATGTACGAGCGCACCGACAAGCCACGAGGCGAATTCTTCCACACCGACTGGACCGGCCGCGGCGGCAAAACCGCGTCGACCACCTATACGGTTTAA
- the amrS gene encoding AmmeMemoRadiSam system radical SAM enzyme yields the protein MTTFISHDTVATHYWHKLDDGRIQCDLCPRFCKLHEGQRGLCFVRQNLANQIVMTSYGRSSGFAIDPIEKKPLNHFLPGTPILSFGTAGCNLACKFCQNWDISKSREMDTLMSKAAPDEIARAAKAHGCSSVAYTYNDPVIFHEYAIDTAQACRELGLKSVAVTAGYVCAEPRVEFYRWMDAANVDLKAFSEDFYHKITGGHLQPVLETLLYLKHETQVWFELTTLLIPGENDAEAELEAMTQWVVEKLGPDVPMHFTAFHPDWKMMDKPHTPTSTLLKARNIARKNGVRYAYVGNVHDKAAESTYCHRCGELLIGRDWYVLSDWNLDAKGQCRFCGTACAGFFNPQPGDWGAKRQAVRF from the coding sequence ATGACCACATTCATTAGTCACGACACGGTTGCCACCCACTATTGGCATAAGCTGGACGATGGTCGCATACAATGCGATTTGTGTCCGCGTTTTTGTAAATTGCACGAGGGTCAGCGTGGCCTCTGTTTCGTGCGACAGAATCTGGCTAATCAAATCGTCATGACCAGCTATGGCCGTTCCAGCGGTTTTGCGATAGACCCGATCGAGAAAAAGCCGTTGAATCATTTTTTGCCGGGTACGCCGATATTGTCGTTCGGCACCGCCGGCTGCAATCTGGCCTGCAAGTTTTGTCAGAATTGGGATATCAGCAAGTCGCGGGAAATGGATACCCTGATGAGCAAGGCCGCGCCAGATGAAATCGCCAGGGCAGCAAAAGCCCATGGCTGCAGCAGCGTGGCTTATACCTATAACGACCCGGTGATTTTTCACGAATATGCCATCGATACGGCGCAAGCTTGCCGCGAATTGGGACTGAAATCCGTTGCGGTGACCGCGGGTTATGTCTGCGCCGAACCCCGCGTCGAGTTCTACCGTTGGATGGATGCCGCCAACGTGGATTTGAAAGCCTTCAGCGAAGATTTTTATCACAAAATTACCGGCGGCCATCTACAACCCGTTTTGGAAACCTTGTTGTATCTGAAGCATGAGACGCAAGTCTGGTTCGAACTGACGACCCTGCTGATTCCCGGCGAAAACGATGCCGAAGCCGAGCTGGAAGCGATGACGCAGTGGGTGGTGGAAAAGTTGGGGCCGGACGTGCCGATGCATTTCACGGCCTTTCATCCGGACTGGAAAATGATGGACAAGCCACACACGCCGACTTCGACCTTGCTGAAGGCACGCAATATCGCCCGCAAAAATGGTGTGCGTTATGCCTATGTCGGCAACGTTCATGACAAGGCGGCCGAAAGCACCTATTGCCATCGTTGTGGTGAACTGTTGATAGGTCGCGACTGGTATGTGCTGTCCGACTGGAATCTGGATGCCAAAGGGCAATGTCGTTTTTGCGGTACCGCCTGCGCCGGCTTTTTCAACCCTCAACCCGGTGATTGGGGTGCCAAGCGGCAGGCGGTGCGTTTTTAG
- the amrA gene encoding AmmeMemoRadiSam system protein A, producing MSLNDSQRAILLKVARDSIAHGLKTGRPLRLDLQSYPPELTVTRATFVTLERQGQLRGCIGMLEAIRPLVEDVAENAFSAAFRDPRFPPLADDEFAELDLHISILSPAEPISFSSEQDLIAQLQPGIDGLILQEGHLRGTFLPSVWEQLPDPRLFLRHLKQKAGLPPDYWSDTVKVSRYSSEMFS from the coding sequence ATGTCGTTGAATGATTCACAAAGAGCAATCTTGCTTAAAGTCGCGCGCGATTCGATCGCCCATGGCTTGAAAACCGGCAGACCATTACGGCTTGATTTACAGAGCTACCCGCCGGAATTGACGGTCACTCGCGCTACCTTCGTGACACTGGAACGTCAGGGGCAACTACGCGGTTGCATCGGCATGCTGGAAGCGATAAGACCGCTGGTGGAAGACGTCGCCGAAAACGCGTTTTCCGCCGCATTCCGCGACCCTCGATTCCCGCCATTGGCCGACGACGAGTTTGCGGAGCTTGATTTGCACATCTCGATCTTGAGCCCCGCCGAACCCATCAGTTTCAGTTCGGAGCAAGACTTGATCGCCCAATTACAACCCGGCATCGACGGCTTGATTCTGCAAGAAGGCCATCTCCGCGGCACTTTTTTACCTTCGGTTTGGGAACAGCTGCCCGATCCGAGGCTGTTTTTGCGCCATCTGAAACAAAAAGCGGGCCTACCGCCGGATTATTGGTCGGACACGGTCAAAGTATCGCGTTACAGCAGCGAAATGTTTTCCTGA
- the edd gene encoding phosphogluconate dehydratase — MHPVLEKVTEQVIARSRETRAAYLKRIEAAIAEGPQRNKLPCANLAHGFAVCSAIEKEELSHGPKPNVGIISAYNDMLSAHEPYKDYPALIKQAVREAGGVAQFAGGVPAMCDGVTQGMPGMELSLFSRDVIAMSTAIGLAHNMFDAALYLGVCDKIVPGLLIGALSFGHLPAVFVPAGPMTSGLSNKEKSRARQKYAEGKIGEKELLESEAKSYHSPGTCTFYGTANSNQMMVEIMGLHLPGSSFINPYTPLRDELTKAAARQVLKFTALGNDFRPIAHVIDEKAIINAIIGLLATGGSTNHTIHLIAIARAAGIIINWDDFDALSKVIPLLTKIYPNGPADVNQFQAAGGMSLLIHELLDHGLLHGDILTIGDQRGMAQYSQVPTLQDGQLQWQPGPSESRDPEIIASVAKPFAAGGGLHVMHGNLGRGVSKISAVSEDHQVVTAPAMVFDDQLDVVAAFKRGELEKDVIVVLRFQGPKANGMPELHKLTPVLGVLQDRGFKVGLLTDGRMSGASGKVPSAIHMWPECIDGGPLAKVRDGDIIVMNTQTGEVNVQVDPAEFKARVAEPNHATGHHFGMGRELFGAMRAQASTAETGATNLFFVD, encoded by the coding sequence ATGCATCCCGTACTCGAAAAAGTCACAGAACAAGTCATCGCCCGCAGCCGGGAAACCCGTGCCGCTTATCTGAAGCGCATAGAGGCCGCCATCGCCGAAGGCCCGCAACGCAATAAACTGCCTTGCGCCAATCTGGCCCACGGTTTCGCGGTCTGTTCGGCCATCGAAAAAGAAGAATTGTCTCATGGCCCCAAGCCCAATGTCGGCATCATCTCGGCCTACAACGACATGCTGTCCGCGCACGAACCCTACAAGGATTATCCTGCCCTGATCAAACAGGCCGTGCGCGAAGCCGGCGGCGTGGCTCAATTCGCCGGCGGCGTGCCCGCGATGTGCGACGGCGTCACCCAGGGCATGCCGGGCATGGAATTGTCGCTATTCAGCCGCGACGTCATCGCGATGTCCACCGCGATCGGCCTAGCTCATAACATGTTCGACGCGGCGCTGTATCTGGGCGTCTGCGACAAGATCGTACCCGGTTTGTTGATCGGTGCATTGAGCTTCGGCCATTTGCCGGCCGTGTTCGTGCCAGCCGGCCCCATGACCAGCGGCCTGTCCAACAAGGAAAAATCCCGCGCCCGGCAAAAATACGCCGAAGGTAAGATCGGTGAAAAAGAATTGCTGGAATCGGAAGCCAAGTCTTACCACAGCCCCGGCACCTGCACCTTCTATGGCACCGCCAACAGCAACCAGATGATGGTCGAGATCATGGGCCTGCACCTGCCCGGTAGTTCCTTCATCAATCCTTACACCCCACTGCGCGACGAACTGACCAAGGCCGCCGCCAGGCAGGTGTTGAAATTCACCGCGCTGGGCAACGACTTCAGGCCAATCGCGCATGTGATCGACGAAAAAGCCATCATCAATGCCATCATCGGCTTGCTGGCGACCGGCGGTTCGACCAACCATACCATCCATTTGATCGCGATTGCCCGCGCCGCCGGCATCATCATCAACTGGGACGATTTCGACGCCCTATCCAAAGTCATTCCGTTGCTGACCAAGATCTATCCGAACGGCCCGGCCGACGTCAACCAATTCCAGGCGGCCGGCGGCATGAGCTTATTGATACACGAACTGCTGGATCACGGCTTGTTGCACGGCGACATCCTGACCATAGGCGACCAGCGCGGCATGGCCCAATACAGTCAAGTACCGACGCTGCAAGACGGCCAATTACAATGGCAGCCCGGTCCTAGCGAATCGCGCGATCCCGAAATCATCGCCAGCGTGGCAAAACCTTTCGCCGCCGGTGGTGGCCTGCATGTGATGCATGGCAATCTGGGCCGCGGCGTATCCAAAATATCCGCCGTCTCGGAAGATCATCAGGTCGTCACCGCGCCCGCCATGGTATTCGACGACCAGTTGGATGTGGTGGCTGCCTTCAAACGCGGCGAGCTGGAAAAAGACGTCATCGTGGTATTGCGCTTCCAGGGCCCCAAAGCCAATGGCATGCCTGAATTGCACAAACTGACCCCTGTCCTGGGCGTTCTGCAAGACAGGGGCTTCAAAGTAGGCTTGCTGACCGACGGACGCATGTCCGGCGCATCCGGCAAGGTGCCTTCGGCGATTCACATGTGGCCGGAATGCATCGACGGCGGTCCGCTGGCGAAAGTGCGCGACGGCGACATCATCGTGATGAACACGCAAACTGGCGAGGTCAACGTGCAAGTCGATCCCGCCGAGTTCAAAGCGCGTGTCGCCGAACCCAACCATGCGACCGGCCATCATTTCGGCATGGGCCGCGAATTGTTCGGCGCGATGCGCGCGCAGGCTTCAACCGCAGAAACCGGCGCGACCAATTTGTTTTTCGTGGACTGA
- the amrB gene encoding AmmeMemoRadiSam system protein B, with translation MNRAPAVAGSFYPADPTTLSRMMADFLRQARPDGKAPKAIIAPHAGYIYSGPIAASAYARLNSVRESISRVVLIGPSHRVAFQGLAVSSADTFTTPLGSIEIDKEAIESLQSLRFVGYLEQAHALEHSLEVHLPFLQQVLSHFKLVPIVAGDASPSQVSQVIEKLWGGDETLIVISSDLSHYHDYSTAQRLDKHTSELIEHLDYQHLSSEQACGKVPVSGLLKVLQDKSLKIKNIDLRNSGDTAGDKYRVVGYGAYVVE, from the coding sequence ATGAACAGAGCACCCGCCGTTGCAGGGAGTTTCTACCCTGCCGACCCCACCACGTTGAGCCGCATGATGGCCGATTTTTTACGCCAGGCCAGGCCCGATGGCAAGGCACCCAAGGCCATCATCGCCCCGCATGCCGGTTACATTTATTCCGGCCCGATCGCCGCCAGCGCCTATGCAAGACTGAACAGCGTTCGCGAAAGCATTTCCAGGGTCGTGTTGATCGGCCCTTCGCATCGGGTGGCCTTTCAAGGCTTGGCGGTCAGCAGCGCCGACACCTTCACGACCCCGCTGGGCTCAATTGAGATCGACAAGGAAGCCATAGAATCGCTGCAGTCTCTGCGCTTTGTCGGTTATCTGGAACAAGCCCACGCATTGGAGCATAGTCTGGAAGTCCATTTGCCTTTCCTACAACAGGTGCTGAGCCATTTCAAGCTGGTCCCCATCGTCGCCGGCGACGCCAGTCCGTCCCAAGTGAGTCAGGTCATCGAAAAACTTTGGGGTGGCGACGAAACCTTGATCGTCATCAGCTCCGATCTCAGCCACTATCACGATTACTCGACGGCCCAGCGTCTGGATAAGCACACCAGCGAACTAATCGAGCATTTAGATTATCAACACCTGTCATCCGAGCAAGCCTGCGGCAAGGTACCCGTCAGCGGGCTGCTGAAAGTGTTGCAAGACAAATCCCTGAAAATCAAAAATATCGATCTAAGAAATTCCGGCGACACCGCCGGCGACAAATATCGGGTAGTGGGGTATGGCGCCTATGTCGTTGAATGA
- a CDS encoding OpgC family protein: MKPDTRPTSPRNLQLDFFRGLALMVIFINHMPGNPWFAYTPSRLGPSDAAETFVFLSGFAAAIAFGRSFSQAGTGLGAIRVLFRCGQIYVAHLALFVLMATLYLAMQAQGFIGSHWQLDNLNYFFDQTQDAVLALVSLKYVPNFIDILPMYLVIMLWLPMIWALSRIHTWLALAFSLSIYLAAWHFGWELTADPLTGHPWYFNPFCWQLVFFTGFAFSSGWLSMPGSNRGLMWLCIAFVIFCYPLENAFGYQRLPWFAAVREQWAGWLDKSHLGFLRYLHFLAMTYLVTLFMHKRQHWLQSGIARAIITMGQQSLPIFMFGSCLSLLGGMLLDGTQADLIDSAWVNLAGIGLMMLLAAFLNWLDQKPWKTVSASTGFNWGFERSMLAFGLMALTAAPLLFLQNAQQPALEMAAVPVPDQVVMLPEDMPPATEEVVFQPQEAEIELPETL; the protein is encoded by the coding sequence ATGAAACCGGACACTCGCCCCACCTCGCCCAGGAACTTGCAGCTGGATTTCTTTCGCGGTCTGGCCTTGATGGTCATTTTCATCAACCACATGCCTGGTAATCCCTGGTTTGCTTATACGCCCTCTCGCCTCGGTCCCAGCGATGCCGCCGAAACGTTCGTGTTTTTGTCCGGTTTCGCCGCCGCCATTGCCTTTGGCCGCAGCTTCAGCCAGGCCGGTACCGGCCTGGGCGCGATCAGAGTGCTGTTCCGTTGCGGTCAGATCTATGTCGCGCATCTTGCCCTGTTCGTGTTGATGGCAACCCTCTATCTCGCCATGCAGGCGCAAGGTTTCATCGGCAGCCATTGGCAACTGGACAATCTGAATTATTTCTTCGATCAAACGCAAGATGCGGTGCTGGCCTTGGTCAGCCTCAAATACGTCCCCAACTTCATCGATATTCTGCCGATGTATCTGGTGATCATGCTATGGCTACCGATGATCTGGGCGTTGTCACGCATTCACACCTGGCTGGCGTTGGCATTTTCATTGTCGATTTATCTGGCCGCGTGGCACTTTGGCTGGGAGCTGACCGCCGATCCATTGACAGGACACCCCTGGTATTTCAACCCTTTCTGCTGGCAGCTGGTTTTTTTCACCGGTTTTGCCTTCAGCAGCGGCTGGCTGTCCATGCCCGGCAGCAATCGCGGCTTGATGTGGTTGTGCATTGCTTTCGTCATTTTTTGTTATCCACTGGAAAACGCCTTCGGCTATCAACGCCTGCCTTGGTTCGCCGCGGTGCGCGAGCAGTGGGCTGGCTGGCTGGATAAGAGCCATTTGGGCTTCCTGCGTTATCTGCATTTTTTGGCGATGACTTATTTGGTCACGCTGTTCATGCATAAGCGCCAACATTGGTTACAGAGTGGAATCGCGCGAGCAATCATTACGATGGGTCAGCAGTCTCTGCCTATTTTCATGTTCGGCAGCTGTTTGTCATTACTCGGCGGCATGTTGCTGGACGGCACGCAGGCCGATCTGATCGACAGCGCCTGGGTCAATCTGGCTGGCATAGGCTTGATGATGTTATTGGCAGCATTTTTGAATTGGCTGGATCAAAAGCCCTGGAAAACAGTCAGCGCCTCGACTGGATTCAACTGGGGTTTTGAACGTTCCATGCTGGCCTTCGGCCTGATGGCGTTGACCGCCGCTCCGCTATTGTTTTTACAAAACGCTCAACAACCTGCGCTGGAAATGGCCGCTGTTCCAGTACCCGACCAAGTGGTGATGTTGCCCGAGGACATGCCGCCGGCCACCGAAGAAGTGGTTTTCCAACCGCAAGAAGCCGAAATCGAATTACCCGAAACCCTTTGA
- the zwf gene encoding glucose-6-phosphate dehydrogenase, whose product MTKNITYKPCDLVIYGALGDLSKRKLLISLYRLEKHNLLEPDTRIIGVDRLEETSDSFVEIAHKSLQAFLNNVIDDEIWQRFSKRLSYLKIDLTQPEQYKQLHTVVDVEKRVMVNYFAVAPFLFKNICQGLHDCGVLTAESRMVMEKPIGHDLKSSKEINDAVADVFHEDQVYRIDHYLGKETVLNLLALRFANSIFTTNWNHNTIDHIQITVGEDIGIEGRWEYFDKTGQLRDMLQNHLLQILTFVAMEPPADLSAESIHMEKIKVLKALRPITVRNVEEKTVRGQYTAGFIKGKSVPGYLEEEGANTESTAETFVAIRVDIDNWRWAGVPFYMRTGKRTPNKRTEIVVNFKQLPHNIFKDSFHELPANKLVIHLQPNEGVDVMMLNKVPGIDGNIKLQQTKLDLSFSETFKKNRIFGGYEKLILEALRGNPTLFLSREEIEQAWTWVDSIQDAWQHNHTPPKPYPAGSWGPVASVALLARDGRAWEE is encoded by the coding sequence ATGACAAAAAACATTACTTACAAACCCTGCGACCTGGTGATTTACGGCGCACTGGGCGATTTATCCAAACGTAAACTGCTGATTTCCTTATACCGTTTGGAAAAACACAATCTGCTCGAACCCGATACGCGCATCATCGGCGTGGATCGTTTGGAAGAAACCAGCGACAGTTTCGTCGAAATTGCGCACAAAAGCTTGCAGGCATTTTTGAACAATGTCATCGACGATGAAATCTGGCAACGTTTTTCCAAGCGCTTGTCTTATTTGAAAATCGACCTGACCCAACCCGAGCAATACAAACAACTGCATACCGTCGTCGATGTCGAAAAACGAGTCATGGTGAATTATTTCGCGGTGGCACCCTTTTTGTTCAAAAACATTTGCCAAGGCTTGCATGACTGCGGCGTATTGACGGCCGAATCGCGCATGGTGATGGAAAAACCCATCGGCCACGACCTGAAATCGTCGAAAGAAATCAACGACGCCGTCGCCGACGTATTCCACGAAGACCAGGTCTACCGCATCGACCATTACCTGGGCAAGGAAACGGTCTTGAACTTGCTGGCCTTGCGTTTCGCCAATTCGATATTCACGACCAACTGGAATCACAACACGATAGATCATATCCAGATCACGGTGGGAGAAGACATCGGCATCGAGGGCCGTTGGGAATATTTCGACAAGACCGGCCAGTTGCGCGACATGCTGCAAAACCATTTGCTGCAAATCCTGACCTTCGTCGCGATGGAACCGCCCGCCGATTTGTCCGCGGAAAGCATACACATGGAAAAGATCAAGGTCCTGAAAGCCTTGCGGCCAATCACCGTGCGCAATGTCGAGGAAAAAACCGTGCGCGGCCAATACACCGCCGGTTTCATCAAAGGCAAGTCGGTACCGGGTTATCTGGAAGAAGAAGGTGCCAACACCGAAAGCACGGCCGAAACTTTCGTCGCGATCCGCGTGGATATCGATAACTGGCGCTGGGCCGGTGTCCCGTTTTACATGCGCACCGGCAAACGCACGCCCAACAAACGCACCGAGATCGTGGTCAATTTCAAGCAATTGCCGCACAACATCTTCAAGGACAGTTTTCATGAACTGCCGGCCAATAAACTGGTCATTCATTTGCAACCGAACGAAGGGGTGGATGTCATGATGTTGAACAAGGTGCCGGGCATAGACGGCAACATCAAGTTGCAACAGACCAAACTGGATTTGAGCTTTTCCGAAACCTTCAAGAAAAACCGAATTTTCGGCGGCTACGAAAAATTGATTCTGGAAGCCCTGCGCGGCAACCCGACGCTGTTTTTGAGCCGCGAGGAAATAGAACAAGCCTGGACCTGGGTCGATTCGATTCAGGATGCCTGGCAACACAACCACACGCCACCCAAACCCTATCCCGCGGGTAGCTGGGGTCCAGTGGCATCGGTCGCATTACTGGCACGCGACGGGCGTGCCTGGGAAGAATAA
- a CDS encoding bifunctional 4-hydroxy-2-oxoglutarate aldolase/2-dehydro-3-deoxy-phosphogluconate aldolase has translation MSVTIKEVMTTSPVMPVMVINHLEHAVPLARALVDGGLKVLEITLRTPVALECIRRIKAEVPDAIVGAGTIINPHTLYQAIDAGAEFIVSPGITENLLNEALASGVPILPGVITPSEVMRLLEKGINAMKFFPAEAAGGIPMLKSLGGPLPQVTFCPTGGVNPKNAPEYLALKNVACVGGSWMAPADLVDAEDWAEITRRASEAAALKK, from the coding sequence ATGTCCGTCACCATCAAAGAAGTCATGACCACCTCGCCCGTTATGCCGGTCATGGTCATCAATCATCTGGAACATGCCGTCCCTCTGGCTCGCGCGCTAGTCGACGGTGGCTTGAAAGTTTTGGAGATCACATTGCGCACGCCGGTGGCACTGGAATGTATCCGACGTATCAAAGCCGAAGTACCGGACGCCATCGTCGGCGCGGGCACCATCATCAACCCTCATACCTTGTATCAAGCGATTGACGCCGGTGCGGAATTCATCGTCAGCCCCGGCATCACCGAAAATCTGCTCAACGAAGCGCTGGCATCCGGTGTGCCTATCCTGCCCGGCGTCATCACACCCAGCGAGGTCATGCGTTTATTGGAAAAAGGCATCAATGCGATGAAATTCTTTCCGGCTGAAGCCGCCGGCGGCATACCGATGCTGAAATCCCTTGGCGGTCCCTTGCCGCAAGTCACCTTCTGTCCGACCGGCGGCGTCAATCCCAAAAACGCGCCCGAATATCTGGCATTGAAAAATGTCGCCTGCGTCGGCGGCTCCTGGATGGCGCCGGCCGATCTGGTAGATGCCGAAGACTGGGCGGAAATCACGCGGCGGGCGAGCGAGGCCGCGGCATTGAAAAAATAA
- the pgl gene encoding 6-phosphogluconolactonase: MVKEFFFEQRHHLFTALVAECQDVLAEALSKHGVATLLVSGGSTPAPLYEALSKTELNWKKIKIALVDERWVDPAHAASNEALIRRTLLINNAKAAEFIGMKTTAKTASSGQGETEANYRKLPQPFSLAIVGMGPDGHTASLFPRAKGLADALKPDNDNLTAAISANQSEVTGPNTERMTLTLSALMKTDRVIILFTGEDKLTVFSAAQQPGPVEDMPIRALLHQEQVPVELYWAP, translated from the coding sequence ATGGTTAAAGAATTCTTTTTTGAACAGCGTCATCATCTTTTTACGGCGTTAGTGGCCGAATGTCAGGATGTTTTAGCGGAAGCACTCAGCAAACACGGCGTGGCGACACTGCTGGTTTCTGGCGGCAGCACGCCGGCGCCTTTGTATGAAGCGTTATCCAAAACCGAACTGAACTGGAAAAAAATCAAAATCGCGCTGGTGGACGAGCGCTGGGTGGACCCAGCTCATGCCGCCAGCAATGAAGCGCTAATCAGGCGCACGCTGTTGATCAACAACGCCAAGGCGGCCGAATTCATCGGCATGAAAACCACCGCGAAAACGGCCTCGTCCGGTCAAGGCGAAACCGAAGCCAATTATCGGAAGCTACCGCAACCCTTTAGCCTGGCGATTGTCGGCATGGGGCCGGACGGACACACCGCATCGCTGTTCCCGCGCGCCAAAGGCTTGGCCGACGCCTTAAAACCAGACAACGACAATCTGACCGCCGCGATCAGCGCCAATCAGAGCGAAGTCACCGGACCCAATACCGAGAGAATGACCTTGACCTTATCTGCGTTGATGAAAACCGATCGCGTGATCATTTTGTTCACCGGCGAGGACAAACTCACCGTGTTTAGCGCCGCACAACAACCCGGCCCCGTAGAGGATATGCCGATTCGCGCCCTGCTGCATCAGGAGCAAGTACCTGTTGAATTGTACTGGGCACCTTAA